The segment AGGCTGCGCGACGCGCGCGCCGACTTGCTGCTGGCCTCGTAGGCGGCCTGGTATTGCTGCAGGAAACCATATGCGGCCTGCCATTCGCCCAGTTGGGCGTTGATGTCGGCCAGTCCCCGCAGGATCTGCTGCTGGTGAAACGGATTGCGCGTCCAGCTCAGCAGGCTGTGCGCCTGCGTCAGGGACGCCAGCGCCTGCGCCGTCTGGCCCGCGTGCAGGTCGAGCTTGCCGCGCACCAGCCACGCATGCATCTGCTCTTCCAGGTCCTGGCCCCGGCGCGCGTACTCCTCGGCCCGCAACAGCAATTGCAGGGCGCTGTCGGGCTGGCGCAGCAGGATGGCCGCGTGGGCGGCAATGCAGAACAGAAAAGCGCGCACGGCCAGGTCTTCTTCCGGCCACTCGTAAAACGGTTCGACCAGCGCCAGCGCCTCGGCCGGCTTGCCCGTAGCCAATAAACACATGGCCAGGTTGGCCGAGACGATGGTTTGCTGGTATTTGAGCTTTTGCGTGCCGATGATCTCGAGCGCTTCGACCAGCAAGGGAATGGCGTCTTCATCGTTGCCCAGGTCGTGCTGCGACGACGCCAGGTTCGACAGGCTGTTGACCCGGTGCGCGGGGCTGCCGAAACGTTCGGCGATGTCGAGCGCCAGCAGGAAATTGCGCGGGCCGTCCTGCGTATCGCCACGGTTCAGGGCATCGACGCCCAGGCGCGCGTACAGCATGAACTTGTGCAGCGAATCGGGTATCTGCGCGGCCTGGCTGCGCGCCTGCAGAAAATGCTCCTCGGCATCGGCAAAGTCGCCGCGCCGGCTCGCATACGCGCCCTGCAGGGCGGCCACTTCCATGCCCCCCTCCAGGTCGCCGCTGTGCCGGAAATACGCGCCCAGGCGCTCGCACGACGGTTCGGCCTCGCCCGCGTAATACGCGAGCCAGCAATGATTGAGTTCCGCATACGCGCCGCCGCGCGCATACTGTTGCCGTTGCGCCGCCGCCAGCGCCATCTGCGCCAGCCGGCGCGCCTGGCGGCGGTTGCCGACCAGGCAAGACAGGGCTTGCTGATTCAGACGGTCAATGTCGGCTTTATCGAGACTGGAGATCGGCACTGCGTCCTCGTTCACACTCTGGGGTGGATTTTTCACACAAAACTTGCTCTGTATCAATGGTATCCTGATTAACATCATAACCAGATTCGCTGTTCCGCATGGCATATTTGCAAAGGATTGTGGTAAAAATGCCAGTCGCCGCTGTCACGGATCTTTGATTGTCACTGACGCAACAACTTGGAGTAGTCGCAATGCAAAACACGGTACATTTCATCCTGCAGGGCAAGGGCGGCATCGGCAAGACCCTCGTCTCTACCCTGCTGGCCCAGTGGATAGGCGGCAAGGACGACACGCCTTTGCGCTGCTATGACACCGACCAGGAAAACGCGACTTTTTCGCGCTACAAGGCGATGCAGGTCAAGCACGTGCCCGTGATGACGGATGCGCGCAACATCGACCCGAAACGCTTCGACGCGCTGATGATCGACATCCTTGAAACGGACGGCAACTGCGTGATCGACAATGGCGCCAACACGTTTTCGCCGCTGATGGGCTATCTGCTGGAAAACGACTGTTTTTCGCTGCTGGAAGAATCGGGCCGCAAGGTGTACATCCACACCATCGTCGGCGGCGGCGACACCCTGCACGACACGGCCACGGGCTTTGTCGCGACGGCCCAATCGACGAAGGTGCCGCTGGTGCTGTGGCAAAACGAACACTTCGGCCTGCTGCAATCGGCGTCCGGCAAGCAATTCGTCGAATCGCAGTCGTACAGCGACAACCGCGCGCGCGTCAAGGGCAGCATCACCCTGAGCCAGCGCAATCCCGACACCTTTGGCGCGGACGTCAAGAAAATGAACACGGCGCGCCTGACGATGCAGGAAGTGCTGCAGAACGACAAGTTCAACATCATGGAAAAGCAGCGCATCAAGGTCGTCTACCGCGACATCTTCGAACAGCTCGACAAGGTGCAGTGGTAGATGGACCGGCACAAACTGCGCAGCCACGTGTTCGACAAGACGGGCATCAAGGTCGACGTCGATGACCCCATATTCGCGCTCGTGGCGCTGAACGAAGCCGTGCTGGCGGAAACCGTCGAGCGCCAGCTGGCCCTGCTCGACGCCGCCACGCAGGCGCTGGCGGCGCAGGCGCGCGCGACGGGCGGCTTGCCGGCCATGTCCCAGCCGGTGCAGGAAACGCCCGGGCGCGCCCCGGTCTTTACGCCGCGCGAATGGCGCTTGCTGGGCGCGGCGGCCATCGTCTCCGTCGCCTGCGCGCTGTTGGTGCTCGGTGGCGCGGCCCTGCTGTATAAACTGTAGCACCGACCGTAGTAAGGACCGTAGCACCAGCGCGCTGCGCCAGCCACGAGCGAGCCGTAGCGTCTTCTCCACCCATCCCTGGAAGCATGCATGAAACCGATCAAACTGCTGGCCCTCCCCGCCTTGTTGCTGTCGCTGTACGGCGCCCCGCTCACCCTCGCCCATGCCGCCGATGCGGCCGCGACTGCCCCCATGGGTGCGACGTCCGTGCCGAATATCGCCTACGAAAAATACACCTTGCCGAACGGCCTCGACGTGATTCTCGTGGAAGACCATAAATTGCCCGTCACGGCCGTCAATATCTGGTACCACGTGGGTCCCGCGAATGAAGCGCCGGGCCTGACGGGCTTTGCGCATCTGTTCGAGCACATGATGTTTGCCGCCACCAAGCACGTGCCGCGCGGCATGGCCGACCAGTTGCTCGAAGGCGCGGGCGCCACCGATTCGAACGGCAGCACGGATTTCGACCGCACCAATTATTTCGACACGGTGCCGTCGAACCAGCTGGAACTGGCGCTGTGGACGCATTCCGACCGCATGGGCTATCTGCTGGACGTACTCGACCAGACGGCGCTGACGAACCAGCAGGACGTGGTGCGCAACGAGCGCCGCCAGAGCGTGGAAAATGCGCCGTACGGCATCGTGCAGGAAGCGCTGTACCACCAGCTGTTTCCCAAGACCCACCCGTATTACGCCAGCGTCATCGGTTCGCACGCGGACATCCAGAACGCGAAACTGGCCGACATCAAGGAATTCTTCAGCAAATACTATGGCCCCAACAACGCCAGCCTCGTGATCGCGGGCGACATCGACAAGGCGAAGACCAAGGAACTGGTCAACAAATACTTCGGCAGCTTCAAGAGCGGCCCGGCCGTGCCGAAACCCGATGTCGTGACGCCGCCCATCATGCAGGAGCGCCGCATCGTGGTGCAGGACCGGGTGGAATTGCCGCGCGTCTTCATGGCCTGGCTGACGCCGTCCGCCTACACAAAAGATGACGCGGAACTGTCGATGGCCGCGCACATCCTGGCCGGCGGCAAGTCCAGCCGTTTGTATAAATCGCTCGTGTACGACAAGCAGATCGCCCAGGACGTGGGCGCCAGCCAGGGCTCGAACGCCCTCACGTCGATTTTCACCATCGACGCGACGGCGCGCCCGGGCCGCAAGCCCGAGGAAATCGAGCAAGCCTTGCAGGCGGAGCTGGAGCAATTGCGCGCCCAGGGCCCGACCGAGAAGGAACTGGAACGGGCGCGCAACAGCATCGAGACGAGCATGCTGAGCCAGGTGGAAAAAATGGGCGGCCACGGCGTGGCCAACTTGCTCAACGAATACAACCAGTACGTGGGCGACCCCGGCTACCTGGCCAAGGATATCGCGCGCTACCGCCAGGTGACGGCGGCCGGCGTGCAGCGCGCCGTCGACCAGTACCTGAAAAACCAGTCGCGCGTGGTCGTCTACGGCGTGCCCGGCACGCCGGACTTGGGCGCGGAAGTGCCGACGCCGGCGCCGGGCAAGGTCAAGCCTGCGCCAGGCACGGCCATCAATGCGGACGAGCCATGGCGCAATACCGTGCCGAAGGCCGGTCCCGCGCCGAAGATTGTTTTACCGCAAGGAAAATCGTTCACCCTGGCGAACGGCCTGACCGTGATCCACCACTACAACGGGGCCGTGCCGCTCGTGTCCAGCCAGCTGGTCATCAAGAGCGGCTCGGGCGCCAATCCGCTGGCGCAGCCGGGCTTGTCGAGCTTTACGGCGCAATTGCTGCAGGAAGGCACGGCCACGCGCAGCGCGCCGCAAATCGCCGACGACGTGGCGCAGCTGGGCGCCCTGCTCAATACCGGTTCCGGCGTGGACGCGTCGTTCGCCCAGCTGACGTCGCTCAAAGCCACGTTCCCGCAAGCGCTCGACGTGCTGGCCGACGTGGTGCTGCACCCGCAATTTCCCCAGGAAGAAGTCGAGCGCCAGCGCGCCAGCCGCATCGGCGAACTGGCGCAGCAGCGCGAAAACGCGGGCGCCGTGGCGGCCAGAGTGGAGGCGGCGGCCCTGTACGGCCCGCAGCATCCGTATGGCTATATCCAGCTGGGCACGGAAGCGGCGCTGAAAGCGGCCAGCCGCGCCGACCTGCAAGGTTTCTGGCAGCAGCATTACCTGCCCAACAATGCGGCGCTGATCGTCTCGGGCGATATCGGCGAAGCGGAATTGAAGGCGCTGGCCGAAGCCAAGTTCGGCAGCTGGAAGGCAGGCACGGTGGCGCCGTCCGTGGCCGCCGCACCGCAGACGACGAAGGCGAAACTGATTTTGGTCGACAAGCCGGGCGCGCCGCAAACGGCCTTGCGCCTGTCGACCATCGCCGTGCCGCGCGCCACGCCCGATTACGCGCCGCTGCAAGTGATGAACGCGGCGCTGGGCGGTTTGTTTACCAGCCGCCTGAACACCAACTTGCGCGAAGAAAAGGGCTACACGTATGGCGTGCGCTCGCAATTCCAGTACCGCAAGCAGCCTGGACCGTTCTCGATTGCCGCCAGCGTGCGCACCGATGTGACGGGCCCGGCCGTGTCGGAAACCGTCAGGGAAATCCGCGCCATGATCGCCAAACCCTTGAGCAACAAGGAATTGGCGAATGCGCGCAACTCGCAAGTGCTGTCCTTGCCGGGCCAGTTCGAGACGAATGCCAGCGTCAGCGCCAGCATGGCCAACACGTACATCTACGGCCTGGGCCTCGACTACTACACGACCTTGCCGCAGCGCTTTGCCAGCGTGACGGACAAGCAGGTACAGCAGGTGGCGAAGAAATACCTGCAGCCGGAAAAGCTGATCGTCATCGGCGTGGGCGACAAGGCGAAGATCGCGCCGCAACTGTCGAAACTGAAGCTGGCGCCCGTGGAAGTGCGCGATGCCGAAGGCAACGTGAAGTGATCAGGATTAGCGGCGCTTGAACAGCGCCGCTTTATCGACCAGCGCCGCGATCGCCACGCCCGCCGTGTAGGCGATCAGGTCGACCCAGCCGAAGGCGGAGCCCAGCACCAGGTGTCCCAGCGGATGGGCGCGCAACGCGACGATCCACGGCGCCTGGTATAGCTGGCCAAATTCCACGGCAAAGCAGATCAGCAGGGACCACGAGGCCAGCTGCCACGTGCGCATGCGCGTGGCGATGGCGCCCAGCGCAAAGACGATCATCATGGCCCACAGGGCGTCGCCCGGATACTTGCCGAGCGCGGCGGGGACGAATTGGGGAAAGGCGCGCGAGGCCAGGCCCAGCGCGATGACAGCCACGGTTGCGCCCACCTGCGGCAGGCGGCGGCGTTCAGGTTTTACCAGGAACATATTTCCATTCAAAGGCACAATACGGGCCGAACCATTGCGGCCCGTCCGATATTGTACTGCGCGGCCGTGCCTGCCTGCAGCCTATCGCATTAGCCAAGGTCGACGTGCTGCGCCAGGAAATCGAGAAAGACGCGCACGCGCAGCGGCACATGCCCGCCTTGCCCCACGAACACGGCATGCACTTCCTCGCTGTCGCCGGGATTGCACTCTTCCAGCACGGCCTGCAAACGGCCGGCCGCGATATCGGCGCGCACCTGGAAGGCGGCCAGGCGCGCCAGTCCCAGTCCCGCCAGCGCCAGCTGCCGCAAGGCTTCGCCATCGCTGGCCTGTGCATTGCCCGTGACGGGCACGACGACGTCGCCCTCGGGCAGGCGCAGCGGCCAGCCCGAGCGGGCGCGCGCATAATTGGCGTCGAGCAGATTGTGCGACGCCAGCTCGGCAGGCGTCAACGGCGTGCCGCGCCGGGCCAGGTAGCCTGGCGCCGCCACGATGGCCATGCGCGTCTGGCCCAGCTTGCGCGCCAGCAGGCTGGAACTTTTCAATGGCCCCGCCCGCACGGCCACGTCCGTGCGCTGCTCGAGGATATCGACGACTTCATCCGTGAGGACGATGTCGAGCGTCACCTCGGGATAGCGCTCGAGAAACAACGGCGCCAGCGGCAACAAGAAATGCTGGCCGAACGGCACGTTCGCATTGACTCGTATTTTGCCGCGCGGCACATCCTGCACGCCGGCGCAGCGCTCGGCCTCGTCCAGCGCCGCCAGCACCTGCTGCCCCCGTTCGTACAGGCCGCAACCTTCGGCCGTCAGTTGCAGCTGGCGTGTGGAGCGGTTCAGCAGGCGCGCGCCCAGGCGCTCTTCCAGCCGCGAGACGAGCTTGCTGACGGCCGACGGCGTCATGCCGCAAGCGCGCGCGGCGG is part of the Janthinobacterium sp. 67 genome and harbors:
- a CDS encoding GGDEF domain-containing protein, translated to MPISSLDKADIDRLNQQALSCLVGNRRQARRLAQMALAAAQRQQYARGGAYAELNHCWLAYYAGEAEPSCERLGAYFRHSGDLEGGMEVAALQGAYASRRGDFADAEEHFLQARSQAAQIPDSLHKFMLYARLGVDALNRGDTQDGPRNFLLALDIAERFGSPAHRVNSLSNLASSQHDLGNDEDAIPLLVEALEIIGTQKLKYQQTIVSANLAMCLLATGKPAEALALVEPFYEWPEEDLAVRAFLFCIAAHAAILLRQPDSALQLLLRAEEYARRGQDLEEQMHAWLVRGKLDLHAGQTAQALASLTQAHSLLSWTRNPFHQQQILRGLADINAQLGEWQAAYGFLQQYQAAYEASSKSARASRSLMRNLEKEMHSLKAERDKALELQAARETENAKLEHLNRELAHQILHVNSLQDSLKEQAMRDHLTGLYNRRHFESCLNAILHEADADAPVAIAIIDLDFFKRVNDTYGHNFGDEVLIQFARLVEGQLRGSDMVCRYGGEEFCLLLREADSLIAAHKIDDIAARYRQLLIQQAPHSLTGCTFSAGIAEYPRHGAGRHELLMRADSALYAAKQAGRDRACIADATG
- a CDS encoding M16 family metallopeptidase, whose product is MKPIKLLALPALLLSLYGAPLTLAHAADAAATAPMGATSVPNIAYEKYTLPNGLDVILVEDHKLPVTAVNIWYHVGPANEAPGLTGFAHLFEHMMFAATKHVPRGMADQLLEGAGATDSNGSTDFDRTNYFDTVPSNQLELALWTHSDRMGYLLDVLDQTALTNQQDVVRNERRQSVENAPYGIVQEALYHQLFPKTHPYYASVIGSHADIQNAKLADIKEFFSKYYGPNNASLVIAGDIDKAKTKELVNKYFGSFKSGPAVPKPDVVTPPIMQERRIVVQDRVELPRVFMAWLTPSAYTKDDAELSMAAHILAGGKSSRLYKSLVYDKQIAQDVGASQGSNALTSIFTIDATARPGRKPEEIEQALQAELEQLRAQGPTEKELERARNSIETSMLSQVEKMGGHGVANLLNEYNQYVGDPGYLAKDIARYRQVTAAGVQRAVDQYLKNQSRVVVYGVPGTPDLGAEVPTPAPGKVKPAPGTAINADEPWRNTVPKAGPAPKIVLPQGKSFTLANGLTVIHHYNGAVPLVSSQLVIKSGSGANPLAQPGLSSFTAQLLQEGTATRSAPQIADDVAQLGALLNTGSGVDASFAQLTSLKATFPQALDVLADVVLHPQFPQEEVERQRASRIGELAQQRENAGAVAARVEAAALYGPQHPYGYIQLGTEAALKAASRADLQGFWQQHYLPNNAALIVSGDIGEAELKALAEAKFGSWKAGTVAPSVAAAPQTTKAKLILVDKPGAPQTALRLSTIAVPRATPDYAPLQVMNAALGGLFTSRLNTNLREEKGYTYGVRSQFQYRKQPGPFSIAASVRTDVTGPAVSETVREIRAMIAKPLSNKELANARNSQVLSLPGQFETNASVSASMANTYIYGLGLDYYTTLPQRFASVTDKQVQQVAKKYLQPEKLIVIGVGDKAKIAPQLSKLKLAPVEVRDAEGNVK
- a CDS encoding ribosomal maturation YjgA family protein; protein product: MFLVKPERRRLPQVGATVAVIALGLASRAFPQFVPAALGKYPGDALWAMMIVFALGAIATRMRTWQLASWSLLICFAVEFGQLYQAPWIVALRAHPLGHLVLGSAFGWVDLIAYTAGVAIAALVDKAALFKRR
- a CDS encoding LysR family transcriptional regulator, with translation MARLEVNRSGELEVFVRVVELGGFSAAARACGMTPSAVSKLVSRLEERLGARLLNRSTRQLQLTAEGCGLYERGQQVLAALDEAERCAGVQDVPRGKIRVNANVPFGQHFLLPLAPLFLERYPEVTLDIVLTDEVVDILEQRTDVAVRAGPLKSSSLLARKLGQTRMAIVAAPGYLARRGTPLTPAELASHNLLDANYARARSGWPLRLPEGDVVVPVTGNAQASDGEALRQLALAGLGLARLAAFQVRADIAAGRLQAVLEECNPGDSEEVHAVFVGQGGHVPLRVRVFLDFLAQHVDLG